A section of the Pochonia chlamydosporia 170 chromosome 2, whole genome shotgun sequence genome encodes:
- a CDS encoding glycosyl hydrolase family 47 protein (similar to Neosartorya fischeri NRRL 181 XP_001259117.1), producing the protein MFTLGRRRILFAFLAAFIILTVWRAWELSASTGGAMPEKPMTGYTKYEPDKDYFWRNIKHNFPIDSFRPVPTSAAASLPPVQATFAAESAEDKKIRLGRQNDIKESFLKAWKSYKKYAWLRDEVTPVSGSYKDTFGGWGATLIDSLDTLWIMGLKDEFDEAVYDVAENALFLSTSDREINVFETTIRFLGGLLSAYDLSGDKRLLTKAHNVGDMLYKAFDTPNHLPITRWNLHDAAYGYKQEAQSTTLLAEIGSLCMEFTRLSIITKDPKYYDAVQKISELLADSQTKTKLPGMWPHVVDAQKEYFDAGTTYTLGGMADSTYEYFPKMMALLGQKDGIYNDMYTRSMEAANTNLFYRPMSPTSQDILFPGFVDIKDDDPSRKKDLMPASGHLTCFTGGMLALGGKLTSNNDHLSWGEKLTNGCVWAYKSFTTGVMPETFYLTPCADRESCPWNEATWHADVMKVHEAGGGTKEAADIIKKERLPEGFAKVMDSRYILRPEAIESVFIMYRITGDKQWQEKAWEMWKAIDNMTSTKLANSAVDSMNPPEGEDVKMSDSMESFWLGETLKYFYLIFAEPELVSLDEWVFNTEAHPFRRLR; encoded by the coding sequence ATGTTCACCCTCGGCCGGCGGAGGattctctttgccttcctcgccgccttcatcatcctcacagTCTGGCGAGCATGGGAGCTCAGCGCGTCCACCGGCGGCGCAATGCCCGAGAAGCCCATGACGGGATACACCAAATACGAGCCCGATAAGGATTACTTCTGGAGGAACATTAAGCACAACTTTCCCATTGACTCGTTCCGACCTGTGCCGACATCAGCAGCTGCCTCGTTACCACCCGTTCAGGCCACTTTCGCAGCTGAATCGGCagaggacaagaagatccGCCTAGGTCGCCAAAACGACATCAAGGAATCGTTTCTCAAAGCATGGAAATCATACAAAAAGTACGCCTGGTTGCGAGATGAGGTAACTCCCGTGTCGGGCAGTTACAAAGATACCTTTGGCGGATGGGGAGCCACGCTCATCGATTCTCTCGACACGCTGTGGATAATGGGGCTCAAGGACGAATTCGACGAGGCAGTATACGATGTCGCTGAGAATGCGCTCTTCCTCTCCACGTCCGACAGAGAAATTAATGTATTTGAAACGACCATCCGGTTTCTCGGTGGGTTGTTGTCCGCGTATGACTTAAGTGGCGATAAGCGGCTACTTACGAAAGCACACAACGTCGGCGACATGCTCTACAAGGCATTCGACACGCCAAACCACCTACCCATTACGCGGTGGAATCTCCACGACGCAGCCTACGGATACAAGCAAGAAGCGCAAAGCACCACTCTCCTCGCTGAAATCGGCTCACTATGCATGGAATTCACGCgcctcagcatcatcaccaaggACCCCAAGTACTACGACGCGGTCCAGAAAATCAGCGAACTCCTCGCGGACTCGcaaaccaagaccaaactcCCCGGCATGTGGCCGCACGTAGTCGACGCCCAAAAGGAGTACTTTGACGCCGGCACCACATACACCCTCGGCGGCATGGCCGACAGCACCTACGAATACTTCCCCAAGATGATGGCGCTCCTCGGCCAAAAGGACGGCATATACAACGACATGTACACACGCAGCATGGaagccgccaacaccaacctctTCTACCGGCCCATGTCgcccaccagccaagacatcCTCTTCCCCGGCTTCGTCGacatcaaggacgacgaccCCTCCCGCAAGAAGGACCTCATGCCCGCGTCCGGCCACCTCACCTGCTTCACGGGCGGGATGCTCGCCCTCGGCGGCAAActcacctccaacaacgACCACCTCTCATGGGGGGAAAAGCTCACCAACGGCTGCGTATGGGCCTACAAGTCCTTCACCACGGGCGTCATGCCCGAAACGTTCTACCTCACTCCCTGCGCGGACAGAGAATCCTGCCCCTGGAACGAGGCAACCTGGCACGCAGACGTCATGAAGGTGCACGAAGCGGGCGGTGGCACCAAAGAAGCCGCCGATATCATCAAAAAGGAGCGTCTGCCAGAAGGCTTCGCCAAGGTCATGGACTCGCGGTACATTCTGCGGCCCGAAGCCATAGAGAGCGTCTTCATCATGTACCGCATCACGGGGGACAAGCAGTGGCAGGAGAAGGCGTGGGAGATGTGGAAGGCCATTGATAACATGACGTCGACGAAGCTGGCCAACAGTGCGGTCGACAGCATGAATCCCCCGGAAGGAGAGGACGTGAAGATGAGTGACTCGATGGAAAGCTTTTGGCTGGGCGAGACGCTCAAGTATTTTTATTTGATATTTGCGGAGCCGGAGTTGGTTAGTTTGGATGAGTGGGTGTTTAATACGGAGGCTCATCCGTTTAGAAGGCTGCGGTAG
- a CDS encoding kinesin motor domain-containing protein (similar to Colletotrichum gloeosporioides Nara gc5 XP_007272689.1): MEEFIRSNLDRYQWLIERVKPAAKPKQPPNSSTSIDNIVCARVRPLSDEETAEGLPSSIFTRVHEPGTFDAHELRHPVRGKPVLRSSNYTVDRSYGPDASTEAIYNDSVKHLVSWVWGGGIGTLFAYGQTGSGKTFTVSGIEKLVVKDLLESNLEGDRKIYISVTEFAGNSAFDLLNSRRPISVLEDSFGNTQLAGALEHQVQSTSDVLAHIEYATKFRRTEATQKNDTSSRSHAICRIRVEIQDIPSAEDGILYLVDLAGSEAARDRETHSAERMKEAKEINISLSVLKDCIRGKIEADAPVGTQTKRKPYVPFRQSALTKVLKHVFDPAGTRSCKNVVMACVNPCLLDISASRNTLRYAEMLRVFVPQVKEVKYRESVPATWNNEQLREWIAANSGSPAIDAAILAPIETGAQLVRLPAPEFESRCLKTPGVIHEQAFAFRSKLWQLHVDSRRPKEKAQGKEDEDDGPDSVLGHFKRFDRSSSRDLDGSAESTPFKDRIRPGMAVSWTQKKNSYVGGFWTDLNIALILCPAAAVGPTTQDTQGRRVDAQFEGNKTADGKAKRYLCAMVLPAVFPGAFEVSVWRYVVVDVDDMEKEVILEYDSATRFYHLAV, encoded by the exons ATGGAAGAATTCATCAGAAGCAACTTGGATCGCTATCAATGGCTCATTGAACGAGTCAAGCCGGCAGCAAAGCCCAAACAACCACCCAATTCGAGCACATCCATTGATAACATTGTCTGCGCTCGTGTACGGCCCTTGTCTGATGAAGAAACGGCTGAAGgcttgccatcatcaatctttACGAGGGTGCATGAGCCGGGGACATTTGATGCACACGAATTGAGGCATCCCGTAAGGGGAAAGCCAGTTCTTCGA TCCTCCAACTACACGGTAGATCGGTCGTATGGCCCCGACGCCTCAACCGAAGCAATATACAACGACTCTGTGAAGCACCTCGTCTCCTGGGTATGGGGCGGCGGCATCGGAACATTATTTGCCTATGGACAAACGGGTTCCGGTAAAACATTCACAGTTAGTGGCATCGAAAAGCTGGTTGTGAAAGACCTCTTGGAAAGCAATCTAGAAGGAGACCGTAAAATTTACATCTCCGTAACAGAATTCGCAGGCAATTCGGCATTCG ACCTTCTTAATAGTCGACGGCCCATTTCCGTGCTTGAAGACTCATTCGGCAACACACAACTCGCAGGTGCCCTTGAACACCAAGTACAGAGCACATCCGACGTCCTCGCGCACATTGAATATGCGACCAAGTTCCGTCGCACAGAGGCAACCCAGAAGAACGACACTTCCTCTCGCTCCCACGCGATTTGCCGCATACGCGTAGAAATTCAGGACATTCCCAGTGCGGAAGATGGTATCCTGTACCTTGTTGACCTGGCGGGCTCGGAAGCCGCGCGCGATAGAGAGACTCACAGCGCTGAGCGAATGAAGGAGGCAAAGGAGATTAACATTAGTTTATCAGTGCTGAAGGACTGTATTCGgggcaagattgaagcaGATGCACCTGTTGGCACgcagacgaagaggaagccgTATGTCCCGTTTCGACAGAGTGCGTTGACAAAGGTTCTCAAGCATGTGTTTGATCCGGCGGGGACAAGAAGCTGCAAGAATGTCGTCATGGCTTGTGTGAACCCGTGCCTGTTGGACATCTCGGCGAGTCGAAATACATTGAGGTATGCCGAGATGCTGCGAGTTTTTGTGCCACAAGTCAAGGAGGTTAAATACAGGGAGAGTGTGCCAGCAACGTGGAATAACGAGCAGTTGCGGGAGTGGATTGCAGCAAAT TCTGGTTCACCAGCGATTGATGCCGCGATATTGGCTCCGATAGAGACTGGCGCACAACTTGTGCGTCTCCCTGCCCCAGAGTTTGAAAGTCGATGCCTCAAGACCCCGGGTGTTATTCACGAGCAAGCTTTTGCATTTCGATCCAAGCTATGGCAACTTCATGTCGATTCTCGTCGCCCCAAGGAGAAAGCCCAAGGCaaggaggacgaggatgatggcccGGATTCAGTGCTAGGACACTTCAAGCGCTTCGACAGATCAAGCAGTCGTGACCTCGACGGCTCTGCTGAGTCTACTCCATTCAAAGACCGTATTCGCCCTGGAATGGCCGTTTCCTGGACGCAAAAGAAGAATAGCTACGTCGGCGGTTTCTGGACAGATCTCAATATTGCGTTGATTCTGTGCCCAGCAGCGGCGGTTGGGCCAACGACTCAAGATACGCAGGGCCGCAGAGTGGATGCGCAATTTGAGGGAAACAAGACGGCAGATGGCAAGGCCAAGCGGTATTTGTGCGCCATGGTGTTGCCGGCTGTGTTTCCTGGTGCTTTTGAAGTGAGCGTGTGGCGGtatgtggtggtggatgtggatgataTGGAAAAAGAGGTGATTTTGGAGTATGATTCTGCGACGAGGTTCTACCACCTGGCTGTATGA
- a CDS encoding PFS domain-containing protein (similar to Eutypa lata UCREL1 XP_007793754.1), with translation MQNRHQSSKTHDDYKIAIICSLDFELNAVRYMLDREHPQLRTNKNDTTLYYFGELSHHDVVVACPPGKTGKSAAAIVATNLSRTFPSIELRLMVGIAGGVPTERNDIRLGDVVISMPMDAHAGVVQYDLGRDTDDGFEIKGYLTPPPPLLINAITRMKSAHSISENKIEGFLSQMIRKFPGLSNYARPTRSDKLFESDYRHKHGESSCRRCNPSRTIERNPRSPSSPRIHYGLIASGDSVIKSGQVKESLVRRVGDILCFEMEAAGVMTGFPCVVIRGISDYADSHKNDAWQHYAAATAAASVKELLEYVAPENHTTNTSHGLQLQGFSPGYYVPEIEPHWGTNYASSNGAGGSSYAQSGPSNYQQRGSSGATISFDYPATASTSASQSRSRSRFPLAVPIADRGVGSQVIPIRTRGDQLRPSPRAEEGRTEIRKDEFRICHEAIDLVGYSYEETRESFLINRSLSPEEAMELERISDNMDWY, from the exons ATGCAAAACCGTCATCAAAGCTCCAAAACACATGATGATTACAAGATTGCTATCATCTGTTCTCTTGACTTCGAGCTGAATGCAGTTCGCTACATGCTCGACCGAGAGCATCCACAACTGCGTACGAACAAAAATGATACGACTCTATATTACTTTGGCGAGCTTAGCCATCACGATGTCGTTGTCGCATGTCCTCCTGGCAAGACGGGAAAAAGTGCGGCTGCCATCGTCGCCACCAATCTGTCACGTACGTTTCCCTCTATTGAATTGCGATTGATGGTGGGGATAGCAGGAGGTGTTCCAACGGAGAGGAATGACATACGGCTCGGCGATGTGGTCATCAGTATGCCAATGGATGCACATGCTGGCGTGGTGCAGTATGACCTTGGCAGGGATACTGATGATGGCTTCGAGATCAAAGGATACTTGACTCCGCCTCCGCCACTGTTGATAAATGCCATTACTAGGATGAAGTCCGCACACTCCATCAGCGAAAATAAGATTGAGGGATTCCTCTCACAGATGATAAGAAAGTTCCCGGGCCTTTCAAACTACGCACGCCCAACGAGGTCAGATAAATTATTTGAGAGCGACTACCGACATAAACATGGAGAGTCCTCGTGTCGAAGGTGTAATCCATCTCGTACTATAGAGCGAAATCCCCGATCGCCTTCTTCCCCGCGGATACATTATGGTCTTATTGCCTCTGGGGATAGTGTCATCAAGAGTGGTCAAGTGAAGGAGAGCCTGGTTCGGAGGGTTGGTGATATTCtctgctttgagatggaagccGCCGGGGTGATGACGGGATTCCCTTGTGTTGTGATCCGCGGCATTTCGGACTATGCAGACTCACACAAAAATGATGCCTGGCAGCATTATGCGGCTGCAACCGCCGCGGCGTCGGTGAAAGAATTATTAGAATATGTCGCTCCGGAGAACCACACGACTAATACTAGCCACGGTCTTCAGCTTCAGGGTTTCTCTCCTGGGTACTATGTGCCGGAAATAGAACCGCACTGGGGAACTAACTATGCTTCCTCTAACGGAGCTGGCGGCAGCTCGTACGCGcaatctggtccatccaACTACCAACAAAGGGGCAGCTCGGGTGCCACCATCTCTTTCGACTATCCAGCCACTGCATCTACGAGTGCTAGCCAGTCAAGATCTCGCAGCAGGTTTCCATTGGCCGTTCCGATAGCTGACCGGGGAGTTGGTAGCCAGGTTATTCCTATAAGAACTCGCGGGGACCAGCTTCGACCCTCTCCCAGAGCGGAAGAAGGTCGGACTGAGATCCGAAAGGACGAGTTCAGGATTTGTCATGAGGCAATCGACTTGGTCGGATACTCTTATGAAGAGACGAGGGAGTCCTTTTTGATTAATAGATCTCTTTCACCT gaagaagccatggagCTTGAAAGGATATCAGATAACATGGACTGGTACTAA